DNA sequence from the Streptomyces tsukubensis genome:
GGTTGAACCGCTCGGGCAGGTTGAAGTCGAGCTGAATCGTCGACATCTGCCAGGTGCGGCCGATGGCATCCCGGGCCTGGACGGAGATCTTCGGACCGTAGAACGCGGCGCCGCCCGGGTCGGGGGTGAGCGGCAGCCCCTGCTTCTCCGCGACCTTCGCGAGGACCTCGGTGGCCTCCTCCCACGTCTCGTCCGAGCCGACGTACTTCTCCGGGTCCTTGGTGGACAGCTCCAGATAGAAGTCGGTCAGACCGTAATCGCGCAGCAGGTTGAGGACGAAGGTGAGGGTGCGGTCCAGCTCTTCGGCCATCTGCTCGCGGGTGCAGTAGATGTGCGCGTCGTCCTGGGTGAAGCCGCGGGCCCGGGTCAGTCCGTGCACGACGCCCGACTTCTCGTAGCGGTAGACCGTGCCGAACTCGAACAGCCGCAGCGGCAGTTCGCGGTACGAGCGGCCCCGCGCGTCGAAGATCAGGTTGTGCATCGGGCAGTTCATGGGCTTGAGGTAGTAGTCCGTACCCCCGTCGAGCTGCATGGGGGGGTACATGCCCTCGGCGTACCAGTCGAGGTGGCCGCTCTTCTCGAAGAGGGCGCCCTTGGTGGCGTGCGGGGTGTAGACGAACTCGTACCCCTCCTCCTCGTGCCGCTTGCGGGAGTAGTCCTCCATGACCCGGCGGACGATGCCGCCGCGGGGGTGGAAGACGGCGAGGCCGGAGCCGATCTCGTCGGGCACGGAGAACAGGTCCAGCTCGCTGCCGAGCCGGCGGTGGTCGCGCTTCTCGGCCTCGGCAAGGAAGTCGAGATGGGCCTTCAGCTCGTCCTTGGACGGCCAGGCGGTGCCGTAGATCCGCTGGAGCATGGGGTTCTTCTCGCTGCCGCGCCAGTACGCGGCGGCGTTCCGCATCAGCTTGAACGCCGGGATCGCGCGGGTGGTCGGCAGGTGGGGACCGCGGCAGAGGTCCTTCCAGCACAGCTCGCCGGTCTTGGCGTCGAGGTTGTCGTAGATGGTCAGCTCACCGGCGCCGACCTCGACATCGGCCCCGTCGTCGCTGGAGGCGGAGCCCTTGATTCCGATCAGTTCCAGCTTGTACGGCTCCGCGGCCAGCTCCTCGCGGGCGGCCTCGTCGCTCACCACCCGGCGGGCGAAGCGCTGGCCGCGCTTCTGGATCTCCTGCATCTTCTTCTCGACGGCCTTGAGGTCCTCGGGCGTGAACGGCTTCTCGACGTCGAAGTCGTAGTAGAAGCCGTCCTTGACCGGCGGGCCGATGCCGAGCTTGGCCTCGGGGAACAGCTCCTGCACGGCCTGGGCCATCACATGCGCGGTGGAGTGGCGGAGGATGTCGAGACCGTCGGGGGACGAGATCTCGACCGGCTCGACCTGCTCGCCGTCGACGAGCTCGTAGGCCAGGTCCTTCAGCTCTCCGCCGACCCGGGCGGCGATCACGGAGCGCTCACCGGCGAAGAGGTCGGCGGCCGTCGTGCCCGTGGTCACCACGCGCTCTTCCCGCTCGGAATCGCGTTGGATGATCACACGGACGTCGGACACCGGTTTCTCCTGACTGACGAGGGGGCGCCACGGCGGACACCGGGCACCACCGAATCGTACCGAGCCGGGGGCGGCCCTCGCGAAACGGTTAACGACGTGCGGTCCGGCGCCTCGGCTCCGGCGGGCGGTCCGGCTACCGGGGGGCGTTTCAGCGGGCGTCTCCGGGGTCCGAGCCGAGGGACTTCAGCAGTTGCTCGGCCTCGGGGCCTTCGGCGGGCAGGGCGAGGACGCCGGAGGCGTCGGTGAGACGGCGGAATCCGCCGCGGCTCTCCAGCCGTCCGGTCACCCTGATCGGCACCCCGGCCAGATGTGCCTGCCCGGCGATCCGGTAGGCGTCCTCCTCCAGTACCGCCCTGACCTGCGGTACCTCGGCGCCTGTCAGCACCCGCAGCTTGACCGCGCCGGGGCCGTGCGGGCCCGGGCGCCGCAGTCCGACGACCGCGCCGGTGACCCGGACCGGCACGGACGGCTCATGGCGGACGTAGCGGGCGCCCGCGGCACGCAGGGCGGGCAGATCCCCGGGGGTGAACTCGACCGCTGCCGGGCGGGCGGCGCAGCCGTCGGGTGTCCCGGCCGCCGGGGACCAGGCCAGCCGTACCGCCGCGCCTTCGGAGCCGTGGACGAGGGCGACGAGTCCCTCCGTCAGCTCCTGGCTGACCCCGACGGCGACGGCTGCGTCGTACGCCTCCGTCCGGCCGGTGGCCCGCTGGTAGTCGGTGGCGTCCCGGGCCGCGGCGAGCGCCCCGTACAAGGCGACGGCGAGCGCCCGGCCGTCGGCGACCGGCACCAGGGCGGTCAGAGAACGCCCGCCGGCCCCGGGCGCCACGAGGACGCCGTCGAGAAGGGCCCGGGCCCGGCGGCGGTGCCGGGCACCGTGGTAGCCGGCCCGGCCGTGGGCGGCGAGCGCACCGGCCATCAGCAGCTGCCGGGCGGCGGTCCGCAGCCGCTCCTGCGCAGCCCAGGGGACGGCGCCCGCCGGGCCGGGGGGCACCTCGCGCCACCAGTGGATCTCGTCGCCGGGGACGGTCAGCCCGGCGAGGACGTCCCGGGCGGACGGTACGGCATCCCGGGCGAGGGCGGTCAGGGCTCCGATCGCCTCGGAGACGAGGTCGTCGCAGTCGGGCAGGGTACGGGTCTCGGGGATCAGCAGGCTGGTGCGCCCGTCGGCCGCACCGGGCGGGCTCCAGCGGGCGTACCGTCCGGCGGTCCCACCGCGGCGCCGCCAGCCGTGCCGGTCGAGAAGGGCGCCGAGGACGGCGGGGTCGACCCGGGCGGGATCGGGTCCCACGGGGTCCGGGGGTCCGGTGGCGGGCCCGGGGTCCGGCAGTGGCCCGAGCCGGTGCCGTACCGCATCGGCCGAATGCTCGGCGGGCTCGGCGGGAACGCCGGAAACGCCGGAAACGCCGGGAACACGATTCACGGTCTGCCTCCCGATCCGACCCGCGCCATGATCTCCCGCAGTGCCCGGTCGTCGAAGATCCGCGCGGTGGGGATCCGTACGGTCGTCCGGCGCCGTCCCGTGGCGGGCTGCCCGGCCAGATTGGTCCAGTAGCAGCAGTGGCGGAGTTCGAGCCGGTCGTGGCCGGCCCGCAGCCAGTCCTCGGGGGCGCGGGGCACCAGCATCACCACCAGGATCCGGTGGACGGAGACGGGGGTGCGGGCGAGCTTGGCGAGGTGGTCGTTGTCCAGGGTGAAGGGGAACGAGGGCCCCGGCGGACGGGGCGGGATCCGGCCGGTGCATTTGAGCTGGACCTTGACGGTCACCTCGTCGTCCACGGCGTGGCCCGGGGAGCCGTGGCTGACGTGCCAGTCGATGCCGTTGTCAGGGAAGGGCTGGGAGAGGGAGCAGCCCGCCGCGGCGGCGACGGCGTGCAGATAGCCGATCTGGAGCGTTTCCATGCAGGCGGTGACGGCGAGTGCGCCGCGCGGCGCCGCCGGCCGGGCACCGTCGTGCCGCGCCGGGCCTCCCGCGGTGCCCGGGACCGCGGAGGAGGGGTGCGGGATCGCCATGT
Encoded proteins:
- the thrS gene encoding threonine--tRNA ligase, whose protein sequence is MSDVRVIIQRDSEREERVVTTGTTAADLFAGERSVIAARVGGELKDLAYELVDGEQVEPVEISSPDGLDILRHSTAHVMAQAVQELFPEAKLGIGPPVKDGFYYDFDVEKPFTPEDLKAVEKKMQEIQKRGQRFARRVVSDEAAREELAAEPYKLELIGIKGSASSDDGADVEVGAGELTIYDNLDAKTGELCWKDLCRGPHLPTTRAIPAFKLMRNAAAYWRGSEKNPMLQRIYGTAWPSKDELKAHLDFLAEAEKRDHRRLGSELDLFSVPDEIGSGLAVFHPRGGIVRRVMEDYSRKRHEEEGYEFVYTPHATKGALFEKSGHLDWYAEGMYPPMQLDGGTDYYLKPMNCPMHNLIFDARGRSYRELPLRLFEFGTVYRYEKSGVVHGLTRARGFTQDDAHIYCTREQMAEELDRTLTFVLNLLRDYGLTDFYLELSTKDPEKYVGSDETWEEATEVLAKVAEKQGLPLTPDPGGAAFYGPKISVQARDAIGRTWQMSTIQLDFNLPERFNLEYTSPDGSRQRPVMIHRALFGSIERFFAVLLEHYAGAMPPWLAPVQAVGIPVGDAHVDYLHTFAADAKKLGLRVEVDGSSDRMQKKIRTHQKLKVPFMIIVGDDDMNAGTVSFRYRDGSQENGIPREQALAKLAQVVSDRVQV
- a CDS encoding DUF4365 domain-containing protein, producing METLQIGYLHAVAAAAGCSLSQPFPDNGIDWHVSHGSPGHAVDDEVTVKVQLKCTGRIPPRPPGPSFPFTLDNDHLAKLARTPVSVHRILVVMLVPRAPEDWLRAGHDRLELRHCCYWTNLAGQPATGRRRTTVRIPTARIFDDRALREIMARVGSGGRP